TGCACGGGGCGTATTCGCAAGCGCCTAGGCATTCGGCGAATTCGATGGTTAGCGCTCCGTCGGCGGTAGTTTCGCCGGGCTTCAATCCGGCGGTGTGGCACATATGCTCCAACAATTCGTCGGCTCCGCGCAAGGCACAACTAACCGAACGGCACACCCACGCCCGCACTTTGCCATGCGGCCCAGCCTGCTTGAACATGCCGTAAAACGACAGCGTGTCTTGCACTTCGGCCGGCGCAAGTTCCAACAGCCCGGCAATTTCGACCACGGCTTCCAGTGGCACATAGCGCAGCCGCTCGTTGACAATGTGCAATGCCGGCAGCGTCACCGCCTGCTTGGTCGGATAGCGCGGAAACAGCGCCTTGATTTCGGCGATCATTTCGTCGGTGAGTACGCGCTCATTAGCGATCATGTTTGAAAATGTGGAATGGGGAGTGCGGAATCGGAAATGACGGAAGTTGTTTTTCCGCCGCTATTCCCCATTCCCCATTCGCCATTCCCCATTTGATTTCTCCTATCGGTCCAGTTCCGCCGCAATAATGTTCAAACTTCCTAGCACGGCCACAATATCGCTCAGGGTGTGTCCGCGAATTAAGTGCGGAAACACAGCGAAGTGAATGAAGGACGGCGGCCGGCATCGGGCACGATACGCCGTTTCCGTTCCGTCGCCGACAATGTAAAAGCCCAGCTCTCCGTTGGGCGCTTCAATCGCCGCGTAAATTTCCTCGTGCGGCACTTCAAAACCGCGGTTGCTCATTTGCAATTCGAAGTGCGAAATGGTTCCCTCAATGGTCGAATACACCCAGCGCTTGTCGGGAAACGCCGTGCGTTGGTCGATGCCCACATTCACCGGGCCGCCGGGCAATTTTTCAATGGCTTGCTCGACAATCTTCAAGCTTTCCCACATTTCCTGCATGCGGACCAAATATCGGGTGTAGCAATCGCCCGCCGTAGCACAACAGACTTGAAAATTAAAATCGCTGTACGGCAAATGCGGGTCGTCCTTGCGCAAATCGCGCGTCACGCCGCTGGCCCGGGCGACCGGCCCGCTGCAACTGCGGTTGATTGCTTCCGCTTTCGTCAGCACGCCCACGCCTTTGGTGCGGTCGACAAAAATTTTATTGCGATCCAACAGCCGCTCCATGTCGTGCAGCGTTTTCGGAAAGTTTTTGCAAAAGGCACGGATTTTTTCCACCACCAGCGGTGTCATGTCGTACATTAGTCCGCCGACCCGCGTGTAACTGTTGGTGAAGCGGGCCCCGCACAGCGTTTCGAAAATGTCGTACAGTACTTCGCGCTGGTAAAACGCGTACAAAAAGTACGTGAACGCGCCGGTATCGAGCCCGGCGGCGCCGTTGCACAGCAAATGATCGCTGATCCGCGACAGCTCGGAAATAATAATGCGAATGTATTGGCACCGCGGTGTCAGCTTCAAACCCAGCAATTTTTCCACAGCACCGTGCCAGGCCACGTTGTTGGTCATCGGCGAAATGTAATTCATCCGATCGGTAATCGTGACATACTGGTTGTAGTTCAAATGCTCGCCCAGCTTTTCAAAACCCGAGTGCAAATAGCCGATGTCGGGCATGGCGTCGATCACTCGTTCGCCATCCAGTTTCAGCACCAGCCGTAATGTCGTGTGCGTGGCTGGATGCTGCGGGCCGAAGTTGAGCGTCCACAGGTAATCCTGCGGTTCGTCATGGGCCAAATCGCGACTTTCGACAGATGCAAGGGGCATGGCAGGGAATATATTAGCCGCAAATGAACGCGAATGAACGCAAATCAAAACAAACTATCGTTTCCGCGTGCCAATACAACCAAACACCATCCTTAGCCGAATTCACTTGTGAACTATCCAATTTCATCTGCTGCCTCATTCGCGTTTATTCGCGGCATATTTTGCTGCTGCTTCATGCACTATCGCGGGTTAGCACCGGAAAATTATGCCGTTCGCCGCGGCCTTGCAAGGGATAATCTTTCCGAAGCGGGAAGGCGGCGAACTCCTCGGGCAGCAAAATGCGGCGATGGTCCGGATGCCCCTCGAAGGTAATGCCAAACATGTCCCATACTTCGCGCTCCATCCAATTGGCCCCCTCCCACAGCGAGGTGACGCTGGGCACTGCCAAATCCGGCTCGTTCAAAAAAGTGCGCACCATCAGCTGTTCATTGGTAACCGTATTGGTAAGTACATACACGAGCCCGAAGCGGTCTGTCGCCCCGCGGTAATTCAAATAGTCAACGCAGGTGATGTCCACGAGAAAATCGAACACCCGCTCGCCGTGCAAAAACTCCAGCGACGCAAAAAGGTGTTCCGTCGGAACTACCACGCGCACTTGCCCGCGAAACTCGCTGGTCGAAATTCCCGCGATGCGGTTCTTCAACAAATCAATGCTGGCAGCATCGTTCGACATCAGTGCTCGCTATTGCTGGACTTCACTTTTCCACACAACCGGGTTGCGCGCGCTGTCAATCTGCGGCGGCCCGGGCAACTCAATCAAAGCGCGCTTCGGCTGTTGCGCAGCTTTCAATCGGAATTCGGCGCCTCCCAAGGTTCCTTCGCGCTGAATTTTATCCTGCAAATCGATGATCCCTTGAATCAACTGCTCCGGCCGTGGCGGACAGCCGGGTAAATACATATCGACGGGAATAAACCGATCGACTCCCTGGACCACGCTATACGTGTCGAATACGCCGCCGGTGCTGGCGCAGGCTCCCATCGAAATGCACCACTTGGGCTCGTTCATTTGCTGCCAAATGCGCTGCAGCACAGGCAACATTTTCATTACCACGCGCCCGGCCACAATCATTAAATCGCACTGCCGCGGGCTGAAGCGAAACACCTCGGCGCCAAAGCGGGCAATGTCGTGCTTGCTGGCGCCGGTAGCCATCAACTCGATGCCGCAACAGGCGGTGGCAAACGGCATGGGCCACAAGCTGTTTTTGCGGCACCAACTAGCCAGCGCATCGAGCTTGCTAACGACCACATTTTCCGGCAATTCTACCGCCACTTAAAAACCCCTTTCCGCCAGTCGTACACAAAGCCCAGCACCACTAGCAGAATGAATACCATTGCTCCGGCAAACACCAGCCCGCGAGAGGAAATCCAACCATCGCTCACGGCCAAATCAATGCCGCGCGCCGCCGATATATTCCCTCTTCCTTTGGGCGAGGACTGGGGTGAGGGCGTGGTTTCCGATGCCGCCATCACCGTGGCTGCCTCGACATGCCGAACGGCCACAGCCCAGGGATACAAAAACAACAATTCCACGTCAAACACCAAAAACGCAATCGCCACTAAATGAAACCGCACGGCAAATCGCCGCCGAGTGTCGTGAATGGGGTCCATGCCGCTTTCGTATGGCATTTCCTTCACGGCGGTCCGCTTGCGGGGAGCAATCAAACGGGGCGCGGCCAGCATGGCGCAAGACACCAAGGCCGCTACCACTACGAACAGCAAAATGGGCAGAAAATCCGCCATCGCAAGCTCCTTCTTTTCTTTAGAAAGAAGGCCTAGTGAATTACCATATCACGCCCCGTCTTTCCTTCTCGGGAAGCACGGGATGATGGGGGTGAATGCCTTTCAATTCCGAATCCTTGCCGAGGCCGATGACCAGATTACCCGACTTTGTGAATCTTGTCACAAGCCCCCACAAATAAAAATGGCGCGCATTGCCGCCACTTTTATGTGGGCTATCCTAGTGCCGCTGGGCACAACCCGTCAAGCCGCGCGCGCTGCGGGCATTTTTGGCAATTTGTCCGGGAATTTTTATTCCCGGACAAAACTGCTTCTTTTTGCGCGTCAGGCGCTATGCTTCACCCGAAGTTTTCCGAGCGATCCGTAGCGGCGGCGGGACAGAATGCTTCCCATTTACGTCGGCCAATGCGAATTGTTGGCGAATTAAAGCTGTTTGCAAATTAAATGCGCCTTCCCTAGCTCTCGCCAATCAAGTTCGCCGCGGCAAACGGTTGGCTTGAAGAACTTCTTTGTACCCAGCATTCTGCTCGACGCAGCACCTGGACGCCGCGCGCATTTCTCCCTCTCCCCTTGCGGGAGAGGGTCGGGGTGAGGGGCGCGCACCTCGGGCCGTGCCGAAGCAACAATCGAAAAGTTAAATTTCCAAAGAACGGTCGCGGAGCCCATTCGCTCCGAGCCGTTCACGTTAGTGTACATCTGTTTTAGATGCAAGAAGCAAATTGTGCCAGCCCTTGAATTTCATGACTTGCACTGACAGCCGATGTGCACGCCGGTCTTACACGAAACGAATACAATGTCAACCATCCACGTTGATGTCCGTTTCGCCGTAATGGTCGAGCAGGATGAAATAATCATCCACGTCAATGCCGTTCAGGCCATCGACATTGGCGTAGGGGACGCCAGCAACGCTGGCCTGCCCAAAATTATCGACGATGTTACGGTAATCGGTGTAATCGACAATGTGGTTTCCGTCGGTGTCGCCGGTTATCAACGGGAGATCGGAAGTGACATTCACAGTAAATGGGCTGAAGGTGCGATAATCAGACCCGGCCTGATAATCTAATCCGGTAACCTCATCTACTCCATAGCTATCTGGCAAGGAAGTACCAGCATAAAATCCAATAATAAAGTTCCCTTGCTTGTTCATTGCAATCGGAGAACCTTCTGCCCCAACTGACCAAGGCAGCTGATCAACCTGAAATGGTCCAAACGTCGACGTAAATTGATTGCCAGTTGGCACCGCTCTTGCCATCACATGCTCAATGGTCTCACCTTGTTCCGTCCAAGCCACAACGTAATACGACCCGCGTTCTCCTGTCGGGTCATCGTTCATCGCAACGGTTGGCGATTGTAATGAACCATCCGAGGTATCCGCGATAACGACTTGGTGACCTAAGTCGACAATTCTTCCCGGAATTGGCGCGTTTGATCCGGCTATCGTAAACGCCTGCGACAGAACTTGGAAATTGGTAAAGCTTTCTTCTTGTACCCATGTCACGACAAATCGTCCGCTGGAATCAATCGCCACCGTAGGGCTGCTAACTCCGTAGACTGCTAAGTCATCAAAGGTGGTGGGCGGCAAAATGATGGTCTCGGAGTTACCAAGGGCGCTATCAGACACGAATTGGCCTTTGGTCGCATCGAAATAACGAGCGCAGATACCACCTTGTGAGCCTATATTGCTCCCATAGGCAACAACGAAATCACCATCGCGGCTCATGGCCACTGTTGGCGAACCATGGGAATTATTGCCCGTACTAGCCTGAAGCGGGTTCTCGTCAATGGGTGTTCCATCACCATGGAATCGTTGCACGAAAACCTGTGAATTAAGGTTATCATCTTCTTCCGTCCAAGCGATAACGAAATCATCATCCGACTGGCTGTCCAAGTTTTCACCCTGCATTGCAAACGATTCAATGCCATGCCCAAACTCAATTGTCGTCCCGATCTGATGACCTAATGCATCATATCGCGTTATACGCCCATCACCGAGATCGTTCCAAGCCACATCGAAGTTCCCTTCGGCATCAATACCAACGCCTATCCCCAGCCCAGGGGTCGCGACCTGAAATGCTACCTTAGGACTTGGCTCTTCTGGTGCTATAGCCCACACTCCTGAAAGTTTGTCATTAAACACTTCAGCGGTCTGACAAATGGAATTGATAGCGACTAAGGATGCTGTGCCTTCCTCTCTATCTCTGCCTATCCCGGTCGGTGTTGGCTCATTTGGCTCGTACAAAAGCGTCTCATCGTTTCCTGCGCCACCGCCGTCGATTGAAGCAAGGTATGGGTCTTCGACCAAGTCGGTCGAGTTCACCAGAGTCGTTGGCACGCCGGACTGAAAGGTGATGGTTAGCGCGCTGGCGCTGACGGAACTAATGGTGTTCGAGCCAAGCTGAGAAAGATTGGGCGGAGTGTAATCGGTGACGTGGAAAGCGCTCAGGTCGAGGGTGTCGTTGCCGGTGGAATCAATGGTGTCGTTACCGAGCGGCGGTTGGACCGGGTCTCCTTGTTTTGTTCCATCGACCCACGAATAGCTATACGTGTTGCTGCCGCCGTTGCCCGCGAGGTAGTCGTTGCCGGCTCCGCCGTCGAGCCAATCGTTATCCGCGCCACCTGAGATATTATCGTCGGACAATTGCTGCGCGGTGGTTCCGGAAATCAATACATCAATCAAAGCCTGCGCGTCGGTGTTCGTCACAGCACCGTCGCGGTTAATGTCGGCGATGTACAGAAAATCGGACTCCGTCAGCATGCCATGAGGAAAACTTGCCAGGTATGCCGACCGATTAGTAAGGGCCGTCATCAATGCAATCAAATCGCGGACATCGACCTGCCCATCTCCATTCACGTCGCCCGCAATCAATTGAAAGTTATCGGTCAGGACTGGCCCACTCAAATTGCTGCCAATCAGCGTGTTGTTGCCGCCATTGCCGTTGATCGTGACGTGTTCCAAGAAGGGGAAGTTGGTGCGCGACACCGCGGCCAGGCTGATGGTGTCGTTACCGGCCCCGCCCTGGGCGTCAATGAGCTTGACGGAGCTGGCCGGCACGCCCAAGGGGCTGATATCGGAACCGTTAGCGATTACTTGCACGTTGCCGGACGTAGCGCTACCCACGGTAATGGTATCGCCACTATCGTCGCCGCTGATGCTGAGCGTGGCGGTGGCGCTGTTCCAAATGGCGCTGGCCGAGAGCATGGCGCGGTCTTGAAGTGGTTCAAACCGGGACAGGCGTTCGCGATTTCTGGCGCGCATGGTGCCGCTCCGTTTGACAAAAGGTCAATGTGCAACCCCGGATTGCGGTGCCTAATAGGGGCGATTGTACTGCGCGCCAGAAAATTTTCAACGCGCTAATCAAAAATCTCGTCGAAACCTTGCCGGCATACCAAGAAGCGGGAAATGAACTTCGGCACGAGCGGACGCGCAACCTGCCCGTGACGGAGAGCCATCGTCGGCGCAGCCAACCGCCTAAATCATTACTACAACTATAGTTGGAAGACGGTCAAGCCATGAAATCCTAACATCGGGTTCATGCTTGGCGAAGAAATCCGAAAAGTGAGGCTGGCTGCCGGCGTGACGCAGGAAGAATTGGCGTTTCGCGCGAAAATTTCTCGCAACTACGTCAGCTTGCTGGAATTAAACCAGAAATCGCCCACGGTGGACGTGCTGCTGCGAATCGCCAAGGGGCTGGACGTACGGCCTTCGTTGTTGATCGCCAGATTGGAGAACGAAACGACAAAGTCTCGTAAGCGATAAGCTCTAAGGTTGTGTTGAGTTTCGGCGCTTCGCCGGGTGGCCCGGATAGGCGGAGCGCATCCGGGTCGCGCTAGCGACAAGAGGCCGCTTGAAAATGGTTACGCTACCGA
This portion of the Pirellulales bacterium genome encodes:
- a CDS encoding helix-turn-helix transcriptional regulator, producing the protein MLGEEIRKVRLAAGVTQEELAFRAKISRNYVSLLELNQKSPTVDVLLRIAKGLDVRPSLLIARLENETTKSRKR
- a CDS encoding NADH-quinone oxidoreductase subunit B family protein, with the protein product MAVELPENVVVSKLDALASWCRKNSLWPMPFATACCGIELMATGASKHDIARFGAEVFRFSPRQCDLMIVAGRVVMKMLPVLQRIWQQMNEPKWCISMGACASTGGVFDTYSVVQGVDRFIPVDMYLPGCPPRPEQLIQGIIDLQDKIQREGTLGGAEFRLKAAQQPKRALIELPGPPQIDSARNPVVWKSEVQQ
- the nuoD gene encoding NADH dehydrogenase (quinone) subunit D; protein product: MPLASVESRDLAHDEPQDYLWTLNFGPQHPATHTTLRLVLKLDGERVIDAMPDIGYLHSGFEKLGEHLNYNQYVTITDRMNYISPMTNNVAWHGAVEKLLGLKLTPRCQYIRIIISELSRISDHLLCNGAAGLDTGAFTYFLYAFYQREVLYDIFETLCGARFTNSYTRVGGLMYDMTPLVVEKIRAFCKNFPKTLHDMERLLDRNKIFVDRTKGVGVLTKAEAINRSCSGPVARASGVTRDLRKDDPHLPYSDFNFQVCCATAGDCYTRYLVRMQEMWESLKIVEQAIEKLPGGPVNVGIDQRTAFPDKRWVYSTIEGTISHFELQMSNRGFEVPHEEIYAAIEAPNGELGFYIVGDGTETAYRARCRPPSFIHFAVFPHLIRGHTLSDIVAVLGSLNIIAAELDR
- the ndhC gene encoding NADH-quinone oxidoreductase subunit A; the protein is MADFLPILLFVVVAALVSCAMLAAPRLIAPRKRTAVKEMPYESGMDPIHDTRRRFAVRFHLVAIAFLVFDVELLFLYPWAVAVRHVEAATVMAASETTPSPQSSPKGRGNISAARGIDLAVSDGWISSRGLVFAGAMVFILLVVLGFVYDWRKGVFKWR
- a CDS encoding dockerin type I domain-containing protein; protein product: MRARNRERLSRFEPLQDRAMLSASAIWNSATATLSISGDDSGDTITVGSATSGNVQVIANGSDISPLGVPASSVKLIDAQGGAGNDTISLAAVSRTNFPFLEHVTINGNGGNNTLIGSNLSGPVLTDNFQLIAGDVNGDGQVDVRDLIALMTALTNRSAYLASFPHGMLTESDFLYIADINRDGAVTNTDAQALIDVLISGTTAQQLSDDNISGGADNDWLDGGAGNDYLAGNGGSNTYSYSWVDGTKQGDPVQPPLGNDTIDSTGNDTLDLSAFHVTDYTPPNLSQLGSNTISSVSASALTITFQSGVPTTLVNSTDLVEDPYLASIDGGGAGNDETLLYEPNEPTPTGIGRDREEGTASLVAINSICQTAEVFNDKLSGVWAIAPEEPSPKVAFQVATPGLGIGVGIDAEGNFDVAWNDLGDGRITRYDALGHQIGTTIEFGHGIESFAMQGENLDSQSDDDFVIAWTEEDDNLNSQVFVQRFHGDGTPIDENPLQASTGNNSHGSPTVAMSRDGDFVVAYGSNIGSQGGICARYFDATKGQFVSDSALGNSETIILPPTTFDDLAVYGVSSPTVAIDSSGRFVVTWVQEESFTNFQVLSQAFTIAGSNAPIPGRIVDLGHQVVIADTSDGSLQSPTVAMNDDPTGERGSYYVVAWTEQGETIEHVMARAVPTGNQFTSTFGPFQVDQLPWSVGAEGSPIAMNKQGNFIIGFYAGTSLPDSYGVDEVTGLDYQAGSDYRTFSPFTVNVTSDLPLITGDTDGNHIVDYTDYRNIVDNFGQASVAGVPYANVDGLNGIDVDDYFILLDHYGETDINVDG
- a CDS encoding NAD(P)H-dependent oxidoreductase subunit E; amino-acid sequence: MIANERVLTDEMIAEIKALFPRYPTKQAVTLPALHIVNERLRYVPLEAVVEIAGLLELAPAEVQDTLSFYGMFKQAGPHGKVRAWVCRSVSCALRGADELLEHMCHTAGLKPGETTADGALTIEFAECLGACEYAPCMLANKTLHKDLTAGKADKFLKEVAGK
- a CDS encoding NADH-quinone oxidoreductase subunit C codes for the protein MSNDAASIDLLKNRIAGISTSEFRGQVRVVVPTEHLFASLEFLHGERVFDFLVDITCVDYLNYRGATDRFGLVYVLTNTVTNEQLMVRTFLNEPDLAVPSVTSLWEGANWMEREVWDMFGITFEGHPDHRRILLPEEFAAFPLRKDYPLQGRGERHNFPVLTRDSA